DNA from Desulfuromonas sp. AOP6:
TCGCCGTTTTCTCTCGGGCTTTGCCCTTGACAAAGCCCAATGCCATTGTTATGTTGTCTGGCATTAGCACTCAAGACGTTCGAGTGCTAACAGGATGTGGCAGGGCCGGGTCAGCCGGCTTCTGTTTTTTGTGGGACGGTGCGATATGGCAGCAGACCTGAATGAACGTGGTCGCCTCATACTTGAAGCCATCATCGAGGATTATATCGAGTCGGCGGAACCGGTCGGTTCGCGCAGTGTGACCCGCCGTCACCAGATGGGACTGTCGCCGGCGACGGTGCGCAACGTCATGGCCGACCTCGAAGACATGGGCTATCTGGTTTCGCCCCACACGTCCGCCGGCCGTATCCCGACTGAAAAGGGCTACCGCTTCTACATTGACTCCCTCCTGCAGGTTCGAAAGCTCAGTCTGCGGGAGAGGCAGGATCTGGAGCGCCGCTACCACTTCAAGGGCCTGCGGGTGGAAGAACTTCTGCAGGAAGCGGGCAAGGCGCTGTCGTCCATCTCCAACTATACGGGGATCGTCATGGCGCCCCGGTTGGCCACGACCGTTTTTCGGCACATTGAATTCCTGCGGCTGTCGCAGGGGAAGATCCTGGTTGTCTTCGTCTCCCAAAGCGGCTTGGTGCAGAACAAGATCATCGAGGTGGATGAGCCCATCCGTCAGGAAGAGCTGGAAAAGATCACCAACATGCTCAACCATACCCTGACCGGGAAGACCATCCAGGAAATCAAGGAGAAGATCCTGGACGAAATGTCCCAGGAGAAGGCCCTTTACAACGAGCTACTACAGAGGGCGCTGCTGCTTTCGGGCGAGGCCCTCAAGGATGAGCTGGGTGGTCAGGTCTTCATCGAGGGGGCGTTCAACATCATGGAACAGCCGGAATTTTCGGATCTGGAACGGATGAAGCGGCTCTTCCGGGCTTTTGAGCAGAAAAGTGTACTGGTCGACCTGCTCGACAAGAGCCAGAAAGCGCAGGGCGTGCAGATTTTCATCGGAAGCGCGACGGAATACAGTGAAATCGAAGGGTGCAGTCTGGTGACGTCTTCGTATTCAGATCGCCAGGGGACCATCGGAACCCTCGGGGTCATCGGCCCTAGCCGCATGCCCTATTCCATGGTCATTCCCATCGTGGACTATACAGCAAAGATGGTAAGCCAGATTTTGGCTATTGAGTCGGAATAGGAGAAGATCAAGGTGTCTGACGCAAGCAAAGAAAATCAGGAGAATCTTGAAAGCAACCAGGCTACAGAGATTGCCGCGGAGGAAATCCCTGTGGAGGAGGCCGTGGCAGGGCCGGAGGCAGCTCTGGCCGCCGCCAAGGAAGAGGCTGCTCGCCGTTACGATCAATACGTGCGCGCCTGTGCGGACCTGGAAAACTATCGCAAGAGAGCGCAGCGGGAAAAAGAAGATTTGGCTCGCTTTGCCAATGAGAACCTTATCCGGGAGATTCTGCCGGTGCTGGACAATCTGGAGCGGGCCGTCGAACATGCCTCCACAGATGAGGCGGATGTCCAGGGGTTGCTGGAAGGGGTGTGCATGACCATGGACCAGTTCCGGAAGGCCCTGGCCAAGTTCGGCGTCGCCCCTATTGAAACCCTGGGCAAGCCCTTTGATTCCGCGGTTCATGAGGCCATGGGACAGCTCGAAAGCGCCGACCAGCCTCCCAATACGGTGGCGCAGGAACTGCAGAAGGGTTATCTGTTAAACGATCGGTTATTGCGTCCGGCTCTTGTCATGGTGACACGCCAGCCAGCAAAGAAATCCGAGACGGAGACCAACTGAAAATCCAACACAAAAACAGCAGCTTAACGTCTAAAGGAGGACATATATCATGGGTAAAGTAATCGGTATCGATCTGGGAACGACCAATTCCTGCGTAGCAATCATGGAGGGTGGCGAGCCCATTGTCATAGCTAATTCGGAAGGAGCCCGCACCACCCCATCCATGGTGGCGTTCACCGAAAGCGGCGAGCGGGTGGTTGGCCAGCAGGCCAAGCGACAGGCTGTGACCAATCCGGAAAACACCCTGTTTGCCATCAAGCGTCTCATCGGGCGCAAGTTCGACACGGAAACGGTGGCCAAAGACATCAAGATCAGCCCGTTCAAGATCACCAAAGCGGAGAACGGCGATGCCTGGGTGGAAGCTCGCGGCAAACAGTACAGCCCGCCGGAGATCTCCGCCATGGTCCTGCAGAAGATGAAGCAGACGGCGGAGGACTATCTCGGGGAAGCGGTCACTGAGGCTGTCATCACTGTACCGGCTTATTTTGACGATTCGCAGCGGCAGGCCACCAAAGACGCCGGCAAGATCGCCGGCCTCAACGTACTGCGCATCATCAACGAGCCGACGGCAGCGGCCCTCGCCTATGGTCTGGACAAGAAAAAGGAAGAGAAGATCGCTGTCTTTGACCTGGGTGGCGGTACCTTCGATATCTCTATTCTCGAACTGGGCGACGGCGTTTTCGAGGTCAAGTCGACCAACGGTGACACCTTCCTCGGTGGCGAGGATTTTGACCAGCGCATTATTGACTACATTGCCGACGAATTCAAAAAAGACCAGGGCATCGACCTGCGCGGCGACAAAATGGCTCTGCAGCGCCTGAAAGAAGGGGCTGAAAAGGCCAAGATTGAGCTGTCGTCCTCCATGGAGACCGACATCAATCTGCCCTTTATCACTGCCGATCAGAGTGGCCCCAAGCACCTCAATCTTAAATTGACCCGGGCCAAGCTGGAGAGCATTGTTTCTGACCTCCTCGACAAGTTGGTTAACCCCTGTAAGGTCGCCATCAAGGATGCCGGTCTGTCGGCTTCCGAGATTGACGAGGTTATCCTGGTGGGTGGCATGACCCGCATGCCGGCTGTGCAGAAGAAGGTACAGGACATCTTCGGCAAGGTTCCCAGCAAAGGGGTTAATCCTGACGAGGTCGTGGCCATCGGGGCCGCCATTCAGGGCGGCGTCCTCAAAGGCGACGTCAAGGATGTGCTGCTGCTGGACGTTACCCCGCTCTCCCTGGGTATTGAAACCCTGGGCGGGGTCATGACCAAACTGATCGAGAAGAACACCACCATCCCCTGCAAGAAAAGCCAGATTTTCTCTACGGCCGCTGACAATCAGCCTGCTGTATCGGTTCATGTTCTGCAGGGCGAGCGGGAGATGGCGTCCGACAACAAGACCATCGGTCGTTTCGAACTGGTCGGTATCCCGGCGGCTCCCCGCGGCGTTCCCCAGGTTGAGGTAACCTTCGACCTCGATGCCAACGGTATCCTGCACGTCTCGGCCAAGGATCTTGGCACCGGCAAGGAACAGTCCATTCGCATCACCGCTTCTTCCGGCCTCTCCGAGGAGGAAATCGACAAGATGGTCAAGGATGCCGAAAACCACGCTTCCGAGGACAAAAAGAAGCGCGAACTGATCGAGGCCCGCAATCAGGCCGACAGCCTGGTCTATACGACCGAGAAGTCGCTCAAGGAACACGGCGATCAGGTTGACGCCGAAACCCGCAAGAAGATCGAAGAAGGGGCTGAGGCGCTGAAAAAAGCCATGGAGGGCAGCGACGCCGACGAGATCAAAAAGAAATCCGAGGAGCTTGCCCAGGCCAGCCACAAACTCGCCGAGGCCATGTATGCCAAGGCGCAGGCAGCGGAAGGGGCAGCTCCCGAAGAGGGATCCGCCGGTCCCAAGGATGCGGGTGCCGACGACGTTGTCGATGCCGAATTCGAGGAAGTCGACGACTCCAAGAAATAACTGGATTCCACAGTTTATCTGCAGCCCGGTAGGGGCACGGCGCGCCGTGCCCCTACCACCATTTTGACCCCAGGAAAAAGGATTGACCCTTGGCCAACGGCAAACGTGATTATTACGAAGTACTGGAAGTCAACCGCAACGCCAGCGAAACGGAGATAAAAAAAGCCTATCGCCGCCTGGCCATCAAATTTCATCCGGATAAAAACCCAGGCAACAAGGAAGCGGAAGATCGCTTCAAGGAACTCTCCGAGTCCTACGCGGTGCTGTCCGATCCCCAGAAGCGCGCGACCTATGACCAGTATGGTCATGCCGGTCTCGGCGGCGGCGGTTTTTCTTCCGAGGGCTTTGGTTTCGGAGGCAGCCCCTTTGAAGACATTTTTGGCGACATTTTTGGCGATATCTTCGGTGGCGGAGCACGACGAGGGCGCGGCAGGCGTGGAGACGATCTGCGCTATAATCTGACCATCTCCTTCGAGGAAGCCGCTTTCGGGGTCGAAACCAAAATCCAGATCCCCAAGTACCAAAGTTGTGAGGTCTGCGACGGTTCCGGAGCGAAAAAAGGGACCAGCGCCAAAACCTGTCCCACCTGCCGTGGGGCCGGGCAGGTCCGATACCAGCAGGGTTTTTTTTCCCTGACCAGACCCTGTCCGGACTGTGCCGGCGAAGGAAAGATCATCGAGACCCCCTGCCCCGAATGTAAAGGGAGCGGACGGATCAAAGAGAAGAAGACGGTTTCTCTGAAGATCCCCGCCGGGGTGGAAACCGGCAACCGTCTCAAGCTTAACGGCGAAGGAGAAGCCGGTTCCCAGGGTGGCCCACCGGGGGACCTTTTTGTGGTGATCACCGTGAAAGAGCACCCTCTTTTCCAGCGCGAGGGTCAGGATATTCTCTGCGAGACCCCTATCTCCTTTGTGCAGGCCGCTCTGGGGTGTGAATTCGAAGTGCCGACCCTGGAAAAGAAAGTCAAGATAAAGGTCCCTCCCGGCACCCAGTCGGGAAAAGTTCTCAGATTGCAGGGCCTGGGCTTTCCTTCTCTACAGGGGTATTCCAGGGGAGATCAGCTGGTGGTGCTGCGGGTGGAGACGCCTACCAAGCTGACGGCGCGACAGCGGGAGCTGCTTGAAGAATTCGCCCGGGAAGAAGGCGAGGAATGCCATCCCCTGGGAAAGAGTTTCTTTACCAAGGTCAAAGAGCTTTTTGGCTAGCACAAAAGGCCGTGAAAACAGCTTGACTGGGCAGTTCTGAAAGGAGGAGGGGGAGCGATGAAAGGCATTGTAATCGGGTTTCTGGCCTTGTGTTTCGGCCTGGCTGGTGTGCCACTGGCTGTGGCGGTAGAAGAAGTGCAGGCGTCTCAAGTAGCCTCTCCCGACCAAAAGGCCTTTGAGGCCGGCAAAACGTTGCTGTCTTTGGGACAGCAAGATGCCGCCCTGGCTGCCTTGCGGGCTTTTCTGCAGAACTACCCGGCCTCTCCGTATACGCCTCAGGCCCACCTCCTGTTGGCCAGGATCTTCCAGGTCCGTGGGGAGACGGATCTGGTATTTCTGCATTTGGACAGGGTGCCTGAAACTGTCAAAGGGATTGAAGGTCGGCTTCTCGAGGGGGCTGCGCTTGTTTCGGCCGGGCACTCTGAGCGCGGATTGGCCTTGTTGACGGGGATTCAGACGTCGACGCTGCCGGTCGAGTTGGAGCTGATGCGTCTGAACGCGATGTCCGAGGCTTATGCCCGCCAGAACAGAAGTCTGGAAGCTTTGGTGATCGTGCACCGGATAGTTGAAGTGGAGGCCAAGGGGTTTGGCCGGGCTCAGCGCCTCATGCGTGAAGAATTGACCGATGATGAACTGAACGAGGCCGCCTTCATGTTTGAGGGTGGCCCCTTGGGTCTTGAAGCCGACTATGTGCTGGCCGTCCGTGCTTATGAGGGGGGAGACAGGCAAGGGGCGCGGTTTTTGCTGGAGCGTATTGCCCAGGCGAAGAAAGATTTTCCCTCCAGGGCGGAAGCCCTGAATCTGTTGGACAGCATCACCGGAAGTCCCTGGCTGGAGCGGGCCATTGGGGCGGTACTGCCCCTGAGTGGAAAGTTTGCTCCTTTTGGCGAGTTGGTGCGTAAAGGCATGGAGCTTGCGGTCCAAATCGAAGGGATAGATTCTTCGGAGATGGACCTTGTTTTCCGTGATGGCGGCGGTGAAGCTGTGACCACAGCCCATGCCGTCAGAACCCTGGCCAGGGAAGATCGGGTCATGGCTGTGGTCGGCCCACTCTCCGGCGTCGCCTCGGAAGCCGCCGCCGTTGCCGCGCAGACGGAGAAGCTGCCGCTCATGACGCTCTCCCAGCGGGACGGGCTGGCCTCCATGGGATCCTATGTGTTCAGAAATTCTCTGACCAGCCGCCTGCAGGTGGAAGCCCTGGCCCATTATGCGGTGGTGGAAAAAGGTCTGCTTGGTTTTGCGGTGCTTTACCCGGAAAACCGTTTGGGGCAGGAGATGGCAGAGCTTTTCACCGCGGCCGTGGAATCGCGCGGTGGAGTTGTGGTGAAGACGCAAAGCTTTCCGACGGAAGGAACGGATTTTCGCCGCTCCATCAAGTTGCTGCTGAATCAGGATCCTGACGCGCCGGAAGAAGAAGTGCCGGTGGACAAAGAGGAGTTGGCAGAAGAGGGACTCGCAGAAGAAGAGACACCTGCCTGTGAAGGGCTGGAATTTGAGGCACTCTTTATACCGGATTATGCCGACAGGATCGGCTTGCTGGTGCCACAGCTCGCCTATTATGAGGTTGAAAATGTGCAGCTTCTTGGCATTAACGGCTGGAATTCCCCGGAGTTGATCCGGGTGGCCGGCGCTTATGTCGAAAAAGCAGTCTTCGTCGACGGGTTCTATCCTTACAGTCCCTATCCTTTCGTAAGGGATTTCGTCGCGCGCTATTTTGAAGTTTACGGTGAAGAGCCGTCTATCCTGGAAGCTCAGGGTTACGATGCCGCCATGCTGATGCTGTCGATATTGTCGCGCCCGGAGATAAGAACGAGAGAGGATTTTCGCCAGGCCCTGTTGCAGGTGGTGAACTACCCTGGTGTCACCGGGGCAACTTCTTTTGACGTGGATGGTGAGGCGGAAAAGGTGCTCTTTATTCTACAGGTTCAGAACGGGAACATCGTTCAGATCAATTGATGGGTGTCGCCTTTTCCCACCAGGGGTCTACCCTGCCGCTCAGGCTTGTTCTTCGAGTTGCAGCAAGGCCTGGAGCAGGCGGGTTTTCCCCATATCGATATTTCTTGACGCCGCCAGGGACAGGGCTCTGCCGTAGATGGCCTCCAGTTCGAGGGGGCGGCCTTCCTGCCGATCGATCATCATGCTGGGACGATAATCTCCCATTGTTTCTGTGACTTCCAGCAGGCGGGGGATAACCTCGGTCGCGTCGATGGGGGCGCTGAGCCCCTGGGCGTTAGCGCCGGCGATGACTTCTCGCATGATGGCTTCCACCTCCCGTCGTATGGCGGCTTTGGAGAGCAGGTATCCCGTGGGGCGCTGTGTAAGGGCGCAGAGTCCATTAAAGGGGATGTTCCAGATAAGTTTTTCCCAGCGGGCTTTGACCAGATCGGTGACCGTCTCGCAGGGGATTCCGGCTTTTCGGAAAAGCGCCGCTATTTTTTCTGCCCGTGCTGGGCCGCCGCTCCCGAATTCTCCCAGTCGTATAGCCCCCTGTCCCAGATGGTGGACGGTACCGGGCTCGCCGCGATTGGAGCACAAAAACGCCACGCCTCCCATGACGCGATCCTCGCCGAAGGTTGCTGCTAACACCTCTTCATTTCCCAGACCGTTTTGCAGTGTCAGAAAAATCGTGTTTTCTCCTGCCGCCGGCCGGCAGAGTTCAACCAGCTGATCATTGTGAAAGGTTTTCAGCCCGACAATGATCAATTCTGCCCGTTCCAGCTCTGCGCAGGCAGCGACGCCTTTGACCTCAGGGAGATGAAAGTCCCCGTTCACCGAAGTGACGGTCAGTCCTTTTGCGCGGATCGCCTTATAGTCCCGTCTCAACAGAAACTGGACGTCATTGCCGCCTCGCTGCAGCATGGCACCGTAGTAAAGCCCGAGAGCGCCAGCACCGATAATGGCTATTTTCATGGTTCGAGCCATCCTTTCGTGAGCATTGAACACAGGGTCACCATAAAAACGTAAAATAGCACGAACAACCAGAAATGACAGGGGTAAATACGACAATGAAAGGCGGCTGACATAGGGCAAACAGTCTGCGCCTGTTGACCAAAGCCGCTTGCTGTGGTATATTTCAACGGTTTCCGAAAGGGGAAAAAACATGTTTAAAGTCGGTGATAAGGCAGTATACCCCGCACAAGGGGTAGGGGTGATTGAGGCGATTGAAGCCAAGGAGTTTGCCGGACAAAAGCATGAGTTTTATGTCCTTCGGATCGTTGACAGCGATATGCTCATCATGGTTCCGGTGTCCAATGCAGGCAATGTGGGCTTGCGGGGCCTGATCGGCAGGGATCAGATTCCCTCCCTGTACGATGTGCTCGGCGATAAACAGGCCGATGCCAGCGGCGGCGTCTCCTGGAGCCGAAGACAGCGGGAATACAACGAAAAGATCAAGTCCGGCGATCTCTTTGAGGTGGCAGAGGTCCTTCGAGAACTCTATCTCATCAAGGAAGGCAAGGAGCTCTCCTACGGAGAGAAGAAGGTTCTGGAACTGGCCCGCAAACTGCTGGTGAAAGAAATCGCGCTGGCTGAAGGGGCTGAGGAAAACCTGGTCGTCGAGCGCCTGGAAAACTGCTTCCTCAACTAGGGGGGCACGCACCATTCTTATGAAGCCGGACGCCTTGGCGTCTGGTTTTTTCTTTTATGCCTTCATTGGGTCAAACCGTTGTAGAGACGGGATTCTTGACAGCCTTCAATCCCTGCTCCGCACGGTTTCGGGGATGCGGTTCGTCCTTTTCGGAGCAGCATGAGTGTCATCGTTCTGATCCCCGCCGCCGGCATGGGTCGCCGTATGGGAGCCGCTGTCAACAAGCAGTACCTCCATCTGGCGGGACGACCCATTCTAGCCCACACCCTCGCCTGTTTCGATCATCATCCCCTCGTTGATGCAATTTATGTCATCTCGCCTTCCGATGAGATTGAGTTCTGCCGCGAGGAGGTGGTGCGCCGGTATGGTTTTGCCAAGGTGCGGGAGATCGTGGCCGGTGGCGCTCAGCGGCAGGATTCCGTGCGCCATGGCTTATTGGCCTGCGACGCGAACCCCGACGACATCATTCTGATTCATGACGGGGTGCGCCCCTTTTTCCCCGGCCATCGTCTGGCGGATCTTGTCGAGAGCGCCAAGCGCACCGGCGCCTGCCTGGCCGGCGTGCCGGTCAAAGACACCATTAAGGAAGTGCGGAAAGGGATGGTGTCTGGCACCCCGGATCGCAGCTTCCTCTGGCAGGCGCAGACACCCCAGGCCTTCCGTTTCGAGATTATCGTCAAGGCCCACGAGCAGGCCTTGTCGGATGGTTTCCTCGGCACGGACGACACCAGTTTGGTGGAGCGATTGGGACTGCCTGTAGCCATGGTCGAGGGAGACTACCGCAATATCAAGATCACGACGCCGGAAGATCTGCTGGCCGCCGAGGCCATCTGGCAGGCCGGCCAGGAGGATTCCCCATGCTGAGAGTCGGTCATGGCT
Protein-coding regions in this window:
- the ispD gene encoding 2-C-methyl-D-erythritol 4-phosphate cytidylyltransferase — its product is MSVIVLIPAAGMGRRMGAAVNKQYLHLAGRPILAHTLACFDHHPLVDAIYVISPSDEIEFCREEVVRRYGFAKVREIVAGGAQRQDSVRHGLLACDANPDDIILIHDGVRPFFPGHRLADLVESAKRTGACLAGVPVKDTIKEVRKGMVSGTPDRSFLWQAQTPQAFRFEIIVKAHEQALSDGFLGTDDTSLVERLGLPVAMVEGDYRNIKITTPEDLLAAEAIWQAGQEDSPC
- a CDS encoding putative 2-dehydropantoate 2-reductase codes for the protein MKIAIIGAGALGLYYGAMLQRGGNDVQFLLRRDYKAIRAKGLTVTSVNGDFHLPEVKGVAACAELERAELIIVGLKTFHNDQLVELCRPAAGENTIFLTLQNGLGNEEVLAATFGEDRVMGGVAFLCSNRGEPGTVHHLGQGAIRLGEFGSGGPARAEKIAALFRKAGIPCETVTDLVKARWEKLIWNIPFNGLCALTQRPTGYLLSKAAIRREVEAIMREVIAGANAQGLSAPIDATEVIPRLLEVTETMGDYRPSMMIDRQEGRPLELEAIYGRALSLAASRNIDMGKTRLLQALLQLEEQA
- the grpE gene encoding nucleotide exchange factor GrpE, with protein sequence MSDASKENQENLESNQATEIAAEEIPVEEAVAGPEAALAAAKEEAARRYDQYVRACADLENYRKRAQREKEDLARFANENLIREILPVLDNLERAVEHASTDEADVQGLLEGVCMTMDQFRKALAKFGVAPIETLGKPFDSAVHEAMGQLESADQPPNTVAQELQKGYLLNDRLLRPALVMVTRQPAKKSETETN
- the dnaJ gene encoding molecular chaperone DnaJ, with product MANGKRDYYEVLEVNRNASETEIKKAYRRLAIKFHPDKNPGNKEAEDRFKELSESYAVLSDPQKRATYDQYGHAGLGGGGFSSEGFGFGGSPFEDIFGDIFGDIFGGGARRGRGRRGDDLRYNLTISFEEAAFGVETKIQIPKYQSCEVCDGSGAKKGTSAKTCPTCRGAGQVRYQQGFFSLTRPCPDCAGEGKIIETPCPECKGSGRIKEKKTVSLKIPAGVETGNRLKLNGEGEAGSQGGPPGDLFVVITVKEHPLFQREGQDILCETPISFVQAALGCEFEVPTLEKKVKIKVPPGTQSGKVLRLQGLGFPSLQGYSRGDQLVVLRVETPTKLTARQRELLEEFAREEGEECHPLGKSFFTKVKELFG
- a CDS encoding penicillin-binding protein activator produces the protein MKGIVIGFLALCFGLAGVPLAVAVEEVQASQVASPDQKAFEAGKTLLSLGQQDAALAALRAFLQNYPASPYTPQAHLLLARIFQVRGETDLVFLHLDRVPETVKGIEGRLLEGAALVSAGHSERGLALLTGIQTSTLPVELELMRLNAMSEAYARQNRSLEALVIVHRIVEVEAKGFGRAQRLMREELTDDELNEAAFMFEGGPLGLEADYVLAVRAYEGGDRQGARFLLERIAQAKKDFPSRAEALNLLDSITGSPWLERAIGAVLPLSGKFAPFGELVRKGMELAVQIEGIDSSEMDLVFRDGGGEAVTTAHAVRTLAREDRVMAVVGPLSGVASEAAAVAAQTEKLPLMTLSQRDGLASMGSYVFRNSLTSRLQVEALAHYAVVEKGLLGFAVLYPENRLGQEMAELFTAAVESRGGVVVKTQSFPTEGTDFRRSIKLLLNQDPDAPEEEVPVDKEELAEEGLAEEETPACEGLEFEALFIPDYADRIGLLVPQLAYYEVENVQLLGINGWNSPELIRVAGAYVEKAVFVDGFYPYSPYPFVRDFVARYFEVYGEEPSILEAQGYDAAMLMLSILSRPEIRTREDFRQALLQVVNYPGVTGATSFDVDGEAEKVLFILQVQNGNIVQIN
- a CDS encoding CarD family transcriptional regulator, with product MFKVGDKAVYPAQGVGVIEAIEAKEFAGQKHEFYVLRIVDSDMLIMVPVSNAGNVGLRGLIGRDQIPSLYDVLGDKQADASGGVSWSRRQREYNEKIKSGDLFEVAEVLRELYLIKEGKELSYGEKKVLELARKLLVKEIALAEGAEENLVVERLENCFLN
- the hrcA gene encoding heat-inducible transcriptional repressor HrcA, producing the protein MAADLNERGRLILEAIIEDYIESAEPVGSRSVTRRHQMGLSPATVRNVMADLEDMGYLVSPHTSAGRIPTEKGYRFYIDSLLQVRKLSLRERQDLERRYHFKGLRVEELLQEAGKALSSISNYTGIVMAPRLATTVFRHIEFLRLSQGKILVVFVSQSGLVQNKIIEVDEPIRQEELEKITNMLNHTLTGKTIQEIKEKILDEMSQEKALYNELLQRALLLSGEALKDELGGQVFIEGAFNIMEQPEFSDLERMKRLFRAFEQKSVLVDLLDKSQKAQGVQIFIGSATEYSEIEGCSLVTSSYSDRQGTIGTLGVIGPSRMPYSMVIPIVDYTAKMVSQILAIESE
- the dnaK gene encoding molecular chaperone DnaK, whose protein sequence is MGKVIGIDLGTTNSCVAIMEGGEPIVIANSEGARTTPSMVAFTESGERVVGQQAKRQAVTNPENTLFAIKRLIGRKFDTETVAKDIKISPFKITKAENGDAWVEARGKQYSPPEISAMVLQKMKQTAEDYLGEAVTEAVITVPAYFDDSQRQATKDAGKIAGLNVLRIINEPTAAALAYGLDKKKEEKIAVFDLGGGTFDISILELGDGVFEVKSTNGDTFLGGEDFDQRIIDYIADEFKKDQGIDLRGDKMALQRLKEGAEKAKIELSSSMETDINLPFITADQSGPKHLNLKLTRAKLESIVSDLLDKLVNPCKVAIKDAGLSASEIDEVILVGGMTRMPAVQKKVQDIFGKVPSKGVNPDEVVAIGAAIQGGVLKGDVKDVLLLDVTPLSLGIETLGGVMTKLIEKNTTIPCKKSQIFSTAADNQPAVSVHVLQGEREMASDNKTIGRFELVGIPAAPRGVPQVEVTFDLDANGILHVSAKDLGTGKEQSIRITASSGLSEEEIDKMVKDAENHASEDKKKRELIEARNQADSLVYTTEKSLKEHGDQVDAETRKKIEEGAEALKKAMEGSDADEIKKKSEELAQASHKLAEAMYAKAQAAEGAAPEEGSAGPKDAGADDVVDAEFEEVDDSKK